In Anaerobacillus isosaccharinicus, one genomic interval encodes:
- the proC gene encoding pyrroline-5-carboxylate reductase: MNILMIGAGRMAEAFISGLREQKNENMIITVTNHTDQDRRRALVEKYGIQEANDWRLVVGEADVIISAAPPSSHERLFQDLSPLLNGQLVITVAAGIDTTFMQAHLPEGTPVCWIMPNTAAQLQASMSTFVCGHFVSSEHRLVIEMILAAIGDYEELTEEQVHDLTAVTGSAPAFLYLFCESLEKAAVRYGVSPEQARKLVTKMVAGSAAMLKSGHAPSELREQVTTPGGSTAAGLMVLEEANFSELIGAAVKATNEHARGRKN; this comes from the coding sequence ATGAATATACTAATGATCGGTGCTGGGAGAATGGCAGAAGCATTTATCTCAGGACTAAGAGAACAAAAAAACGAAAACATGATAATTACAGTTACAAATCATACAGATCAAGACAGGCGTAGAGCACTTGTGGAGAAATACGGAATTCAAGAAGCAAACGATTGGCGCCTAGTCGTAGGAGAAGCTGATGTAATTATTTCAGCCGCTCCGCCAAGTAGCCACGAAAGGTTATTTCAAGACCTTTCACCACTTTTAAATGGACAACTTGTCATTACAGTGGCAGCTGGTATAGATACTACATTTATGCAAGCACATCTACCTGAAGGAACACCCGTGTGCTGGATCATGCCAAACACAGCAGCACAATTGCAAGCATCAATGTCAACGTTTGTTTGTGGTCATTTCGTAAGTAGTGAGCACCGTCTAGTTATTGAAATGATTCTAGCTGCCATTGGCGATTATGAAGAACTAACAGAAGAACAAGTTCATGATTTAACTGCTGTCACAGGTAGCGCGCCTGCTTTTCTATACTTATTTTGCGAATCGTTAGAAAAAGCCGCTGTTCGCTATGGAGTTAGTCCTGAACAAGCGAGAAAGTTAGTCACAAAAATGGTGGCAGGTTCAGCAGCGATGCTAAAATCCGGACACGCACCTAGTGAATTACGCGAACAAGTTACAACTCCAGGAGGCTCGACGGCTGCAGGATTGATGGTGCTAGAAGAAGCGAACTTCTCTGAACTAATTGGGGCTGCAGTAAAAGCGACGAATGAGCATGCGCGGGGGCGGAAGAATTAG
- a CDS encoding nuclease-related domain-containing protein, with translation MIIKLRSESKELRVLRCLNARLNLSEKDKQNYYYAEKGIEGERKLDDLIENVSRECLIISDLLLECNNTFFQIDTVLIHPETIFLLEVKNYQGIYYIEENRWYKENGKEIKNPLLQLSRCEVLFRQWLQQHKFNFNIQPLIVFIHPEFTLFNASRELPIVLPTQINNFLKKLNNSTPKLMKKHERLSELLLADHQEESPYSRLPDYHYDKLQKGVICQKCYTFMNYFNKVKLICPNCGSSEKIEESIVRSVEEYKLLFPERKITVSGIRDWCLVVESDKIIRRILQGNFKLVGKNRYTHYI, from the coding sequence ATGATTATCAAGCTTAGGTCCGAATCTAAAGAGTTAAGAGTCTTAAGATGTCTAAATGCTAGATTGAATTTATCAGAAAAAGATAAGCAAAACTATTATTACGCTGAAAAAGGGATTGAAGGAGAAAGAAAATTAGATGACTTAATAGAGAATGTTTCTAGGGAGTGCTTAATTATTAGTGATCTTCTCCTAGAATGTAACAACACTTTTTTTCAAATCGACACTGTGTTAATTCACCCAGAAACAATCTTTTTATTAGAGGTGAAAAATTATCAAGGCATCTATTATATCGAAGAAAATCGGTGGTACAAAGAAAATGGAAAAGAAATTAAGAATCCTCTCCTCCAGCTTTCTCGCTGTGAAGTTCTTTTTCGCCAATGGCTTCAGCAACATAAATTTAATTTCAATATCCAGCCACTCATAGTTTTTATTCACCCTGAATTTACTCTTTTTAATGCCTCTCGAGAACTTCCGATTGTCCTCCCAACACAAATTAATAATTTCCTAAAAAAATTGAATAACTCAACACCTAAACTTATGAAAAAACATGAACGGCTTTCAGAATTATTATTAGCTGATCATCAAGAGGAATCTCCTTATAGTCGGTTGCCAGACTATCATTATGATAAGTTGCAAAAAGGGGTAATCTGTCAGAAATGTTATACGTTTATGAACTACTTTAATAAAGTAAAACTAATTTGCCCCAACTGTGGGAGCTCTGAAAAAATAGAAGAATCTATAGTTCGTAGTGTTGAAGAATATAAGTTGTTATTTCCGGAGAGGAAAATAACTGTTTCGGGGATAAGGGATTGGTGCTTAGTAGTAGAGTCAGATAAAATAATCAGAAGGATATTGCAAGGAAATTTTAAGTTAGTAGGCAAAAATCGTTATACTCACTACATTTAA
- a CDS encoding YncE family protein, which produces MADYLIVLNKDEDTISFVNLDNNSVEKTIETDFNPHEVVVTPDGKKTYVTCSLGNKINIINNETFEIKKRLEHPDFNFPHGLGVTPDGKKIYMASTYSEKVFIINAKTDEIEKVFPTYQKLSHMISFSPDGKTVYVPNIGSHNMTVVDVEKEEIVNHFPVGQGPEGVAVHPNGEHLYVANQHDNTLFVINVKTLEVEHKRRIGAVPIRIVFSPDGKYALIPNRESGDLSIIETDHELKGKVRPWEVKRIRVGVWPGGTVFNEDGSFAYVANNKTNDVSIINMTTLREEGTIDVGVHPDGIAYLRKK; this is translated from the coding sequence ATGGCAGATTACCTAATAGTTCTAAACAAAGACGAAGATACAATTTCGTTCGTCAACCTTGATAACAATTCAGTTGAAAAAACGATTGAAACCGACTTTAATCCTCACGAAGTCGTAGTTACTCCTGATGGAAAAAAGACGTATGTTACGTGCTCATTAGGAAACAAAATTAATATTATTAATAATGAAACATTTGAAATTAAAAAGCGCCTTGAGCATCCAGACTTTAATTTTCCACATGGCTTAGGGGTAACTCCTGACGGGAAAAAAATCTATATGGCTTCTACATATAGCGAAAAAGTATTTATCATTAATGCAAAAACTGATGAAATAGAAAAGGTATTTCCTACATATCAGAAGCTGTCTCACATGATTTCATTTTCACCAGACGGAAAAACTGTCTACGTTCCAAATATCGGCAGTCACAACATGACCGTTGTTGATGTGGAAAAAGAAGAGATCGTTAATCATTTTCCGGTAGGTCAAGGGCCAGAAGGTGTTGCTGTCCATCCAAATGGTGAGCATCTTTATGTGGCTAATCAACATGACAACACCCTGTTTGTTATTAATGTGAAGACCCTTGAAGTCGAGCACAAGCGTCGCATAGGTGCAGTACCAATTCGGATTGTTTTTTCTCCAGACGGAAAATATGCCTTAATTCCAAACCGTGAAAGTGGAGATCTTTCCATTATTGAAACTGACCATGAGTTAAAAGGGAAGGTGCGACCTTGGGAAGTGAAGCGGATCCGCGTTGGCGTTTGGCCTGGGGGAACAGTCTTTAATGAAGACGGCTCATTTGCGTATGTAGCAAATAACAAGACGAACGACGTTTCAATCATTAATATGACAACGTTGAGAGAAGAAGGAACAATTGATGTAGGTGTTCATCCAGACGGGATCGCTTATTTGAGAAAGAAGTAA
- a CDS encoding ABC-F family ATP-binding cassette domain-containing protein, producing the protein MITVSNVSLRYGDRKLFEDVNIKFTPGNCYGLIGANGAGKSTFLKILSGEIESQSGDVHMGPGERLAVLKQNHYEFEDVEVMTVVIMGHARLYEVMQEKDAIYMKADFTDEDGMKAAELEGEFAEMNGWEAESEAAILLKGLGIGEDLHNKKMADLSGGEKVKVLLAQALFGKPDVLLLDEPTNHLDIKAIQWLEEFLINFDNTVIVVSHDRYFLNKVCTHIADLDFGKIQLYVGNYDFWYESSQLATRMAQDTNKKKEEKIKELQSFIARFSANASKSKQATSRKKLLDKISLDDIRPSSRRYPFVGFTPEREIGNDLLRVDGLSKTIDGVKVLDNVSFIMNKGDKIALVGADELAKTTLFKILMDEMEADSGTFKWGVTTSQAYFPKDNSKYFEGCDLNLVDWLRQFSPLDDSESFLRGFLGRMLFSGEEVLKKASVLSGGEKVRCMLSKMMLSGANVLVLDEPTNHLDLESITAVNNGLTAFKGSMIFASHDHQFIQTIANRIIEFTPNGIVDKQMTYDEYLEAVKK; encoded by the coding sequence ATGATTACTGTTTCAAATGTAAGTTTACGTTATGGCGATAGAAAATTATTCGAAGATGTTAACATTAAGTTTACACCAGGGAATTGCTACGGATTAATCGGTGCTAATGGTGCTGGTAAATCAACATTTTTAAAAATCTTATCAGGTGAAATTGAATCCCAATCTGGCGATGTTCATATGGGACCTGGTGAACGTCTTGCTGTTTTAAAGCAGAACCACTATGAATTTGAAGATGTTGAAGTAATGACAGTTGTTATTATGGGACATGCTCGTCTTTACGAAGTTATGCAAGAAAAAGACGCTATTTATATGAAAGCGGATTTCACTGATGAAGACGGCATGAAAGCTGCTGAACTTGAAGGCGAATTTGCTGAAATGAATGGTTGGGAAGCAGAATCAGAAGCTGCAATTCTCTTAAAAGGTCTTGGAATCGGTGAAGACCTACACAATAAGAAAATGGCTGATTTATCAGGTGGAGAAAAGGTAAAAGTATTACTTGCTCAAGCTCTATTTGGTAAGCCAGACGTTCTTTTACTAGATGAGCCGACGAACCATCTAGATATCAAAGCTATTCAATGGCTTGAAGAATTCCTAATTAACTTTGATAATACGGTTATCGTTGTATCCCATGACCGTTACTTCTTAAACAAAGTTTGTACGCATATTGCTGACTTAGACTTTGGAAAAATCCAACTTTACGTTGGTAACTATGATTTCTGGTATGAATCTAGTCAGTTAGCAACAAGAATGGCTCAAGATACGAACAAAAAGAAAGAAGAAAAAATCAAAGAACTTCAAAGCTTCATTGCTCGCTTTAGTGCAAATGCATCAAAGTCGAAGCAGGCAACTTCTCGTAAAAAACTTTTAGATAAAATCTCTTTAGATGATATTCGTCCATCTTCTCGTCGTTATCCGTTCGTTGGATTTACACCAGAACGCGAAATCGGAAATGACCTTCTTCGTGTTGACGGTTTATCAAAAACAATTGATGGCGTAAAAGTGTTAGATAATGTTTCATTTATTATGAACAAAGGTGACAAAATTGCCCTAGTTGGTGCTGATGAACTTGCTAAAACGACACTTTTCAAAATATTAATGGACGAGATGGAAGCTGATAGTGGTACATTCAAATGGGGTGTCACTACTTCTCAAGCTTACTTCCCAAAAGATAACTCAAAATACTTTGAAGGCTGCGACCTAAATCTAGTTGATTGGTTACGTCAATTTTCACCTCTTGATGACAGCGAAAGCTTCTTGCGCGGCTTCTTAGGAAGAATGCTCTTCTCTGGTGAAGAGGTTCTGAAAAAAGCGAGCGTCCTTTCTGGAGGAGAAAAAGTTCGTTGTATGTTATCAAAAATGATGTTAAGTGGCGCTAATGTCTTAGTTTTAGACGAGCCTACAAACCATCTTGATTTAGAGTCAATTACTGCAGTAAATAACGGTTTAACTGCATTTAAAGGCTCAATGATCTTTGCATCTCATGACCACCAGTTCATTCAAACAATTGCAAATCGCATTATTGAATTTACACCAAATGGAATTGTTGACAAGCAAATGACCTATGATGAGTATTTAGAAGCTGTAAAAAAATAA
- a CDS encoding ABC-F family ATP-binding cassette domain-containing protein has product MSVLSVKNLSHGFGDRAIFNDVSFRLLKGEHIGLIGANGEGKSTFMNIITGKLQPDEGKVEWSKNVRVGYLDQHSVLERGMTMRDVLRTAFKYLFDLETQMNEICDKMADATPEELEKLLDDMGTIQDMLTNNDFYVIDAKIEEIARGLGLDDIGLEKDVQDLSGGQRTKVLLAKLLLEKPDILLLDEPTNYLDEQHIEWLKRYLLDYENAFILISHDIPFLNSVINLIYHMENQELNRYVGDYDHFMSVYEMKKSQLESAFKRQQQEISELKDFVARNKARVSTRNMAMSRQKKLDKMDVIELSKDKPKPEFRFKLARTTSKLIFETKDLVIGYDSPLSKPLNLRMERGQKIALVGANGIGKTTLLRSIMGEIQPLGGSVELGEYQHIGYFEQEVKSSNNNTCIDEVWGEFPSLTQYEVRSALAKCGLTTKHIESKIVVLSGGEKAKVRLCKLINRETNILVLDEPTNHLDVDAKAELKAALKDYKGSVMIICHEPEFYQDVVTDVWNCESWTTKLV; this is encoded by the coding sequence ATGAGTGTATTATCAGTTAAAAATTTAAGCCATGGCTTTGGTGATCGGGCCATCTTCAATGATGTGTCATTTCGCCTATTAAAAGGTGAACATATTGGTTTAATCGGGGCTAACGGTGAAGGTAAATCAACGTTTATGAACATCATTACTGGAAAACTACAGCCTGACGAAGGTAAAGTTGAATGGTCAAAAAACGTTCGTGTTGGCTATCTTGACCAGCACTCTGTTTTAGAGCGTGGCATGACGATGCGCGACGTCTTGAGAACGGCGTTTAAGTATTTATTTGATCTCGAAACTCAAATGAACGAGATTTGCGACAAAATGGCTGATGCCACTCCTGAAGAATTAGAGAAATTACTTGATGATATGGGGACAATTCAAGACATGCTAACAAACAATGACTTCTATGTTATTGATGCAAAAATAGAGGAAATTGCCCGTGGACTTGGTTTAGATGATATTGGACTTGAGAAAGATGTTCAGGATCTTAGTGGTGGACAAAGAACAAAAGTATTACTAGCGAAGCTTCTACTTGAAAAGCCAGACATTTTACTTTTAGACGAACCTACCAACTATTTAGACGAGCAGCATATCGAATGGTTAAAACGTTATCTATTAGATTATGAAAATGCGTTTATCTTGATCTCTCATGATATTCCCTTCTTAAACAGCGTAATTAACTTGATCTACCATATGGAAAATCAAGAGTTAAACCGTTATGTTGGAGATTACGACCATTTCATGAGTGTGTATGAAATGAAAAAATCGCAGCTTGAATCTGCTTTTAAACGTCAGCAACAAGAAATCTCTGAACTAAAAGACTTTGTGGCTCGAAATAAAGCACGTGTATCTACGCGAAATATGGCGATGTCTCGTCAGAAAAAACTAGACAAAATGGATGTTATTGAGTTATCAAAAGATAAACCAAAACCAGAGTTCCGCTTTAAATTAGCACGAACAACGAGTAAGCTAATTTTTGAAACAAAGGATCTTGTCATCGGTTATGATAGCCCACTATCGAAGCCTCTGAACTTACGAATGGAGCGCGGCCAAAAAATTGCCTTAGTTGGAGCTAACGGTATCGGTAAGACGACATTACTTCGCAGCATCATGGGTGAAATTCAACCACTTGGTGGTAGCGTAGAACTTGGTGAGTATCAGCATATTGGATACTTTGAACAAGAAGTAAAAAGCAGCAACAATAATACGTGTATTGATGAAGTATGGGGTGAATTCCCTTCTCTTACACAGTACGAGGTACGTTCTGCTCTTGCCAAGTGTGGATTAACAACAAAACACATTGAAAGTAAAATCGTTGTTTTAAGTGGTGGAGAAAAAGCCAAAGTTCGTCTTTGTAAGCTAATCAATCGAGAAACAAACATACTAGTTCTAGATGAGCCAACAAACCACTTAGACGTCGATGCTAAGGCTGAATTAAAAGCAGCGTTAAAAGATTATAAAGGTAGTGTTATGATTATCTGCCACGAACCAGAATTTTATCAAGATGTAGTAACTGATGTATGGAACTGTGAATCTTGGACAACAAAATTAGTATAG
- a CDS encoding transposase produces the protein MKPALIPHISYQNFVLDQLNTHYSGGILTLVQKDWTIISKLWITDLSFTTTWLHDSYSVKGPEPRDPASMLRSYLLCLLTSPTLSITEWVNQLHRVPLYTILSGFEPGDVPGVGTFYDFFRRLSGFEKANVKPFIKLKRKKKQKKKPKKGEKATPRNPGIIRKLVDRHLRNGSKQKQLPGDQLYAFFQSQFLEVSARLGLLGDPHSLGVVGDGTPVETARYPRSKPICDCSAQGLTNCTHPRRYSQPDIDSGWDSSRERYFNGYHLYMISTSDSQYDLPLYPRLHPASRHDSVSLVVGSIEFSQRYTLGTIDKILLDAAHDAEPIYELLDHHNVEPFIDLNVRTKKNFSTQSDIQISPLGVPICPIGMEMKPNGFDKSQNRQKWRCPLACGTKNTCSTPCSKAKYGRTFHTFKQDNLRLFTKTPRSSEKWKLIYKRRTSVERSNKREKVDYHLESGRHRSTKMWYVRLYSIMMCQHIDAWYSSQKETLNIQEIIFSKSA, from the coding sequence ATGAAACCTGCGCTAATACCACATATCTCATATCAAAACTTCGTTTTAGACCAATTAAATACTCATTACTCAGGCGGTATACTGACTCTCGTACAAAAAGATTGGACTATTATCTCGAAGTTATGGATCACGGATCTTTCGTTTACCACTACGTGGCTTCATGATTCATATTCAGTTAAAGGTCCTGAGCCACGTGATCCTGCTTCCATGCTTCGCTCTTATCTTTTGTGTTTATTGACAAGTCCGACCCTGAGTATTACAGAATGGGTGAACCAACTCCATCGTGTTCCTCTTTACACGATCCTTAGCGGCTTTGAACCTGGGGATGTTCCAGGTGTCGGTACTTTTTATGACTTCTTCAGACGGCTATCAGGTTTTGAGAAGGCTAATGTAAAACCTTTTATTAAGCTCAAACGAAAAAAGAAGCAGAAGAAAAAACCGAAAAAGGGTGAAAAAGCAACTCCTAGAAACCCTGGTATTATTAGAAAATTAGTGGATCGTCATTTACGCAATGGCTCAAAACAAAAACAATTGCCGGGAGATCAATTATACGCGTTTTTTCAATCTCAATTTCTTGAAGTTTCAGCGAGATTGGGTTTGCTTGGGGATCCCCATTCCCTTGGTGTTGTTGGAGATGGGACACCCGTGGAAACAGCGAGATACCCAAGGAGCAAACCTATTTGTGATTGTAGTGCCCAAGGACTAACGAATTGTACTCATCCTCGTCGATATTCTCAACCTGACATCGACTCAGGTTGGGATAGTTCAAGGGAGAGGTACTTCAACGGATATCATCTCTACATGATATCCACTAGCGATAGCCAATACGACTTGCCGCTATATCCACGGCTGCATCCTGCTTCCCGGCATGATTCAGTCAGCCTAGTGGTTGGTTCAATTGAATTTTCGCAACGGTACACCTTGGGCACAATTGATAAAATCCTTCTCGATGCCGCACATGATGCAGAACCGATTTACGAATTACTGGACCATCATAATGTGGAACCATTTATTGATCTTAATGTTCGAACAAAGAAAAACTTCAGTACGCAAAGTGATATTCAGATTTCTCCCCTAGGCGTTCCTATTTGTCCAATTGGAATGGAAATGAAACCCAATGGGTTTGACAAATCTCAAAACCGCCAAAAGTGGCGTTGTCCACTAGCTTGCGGAACAAAAAATACATGTTCCACTCCGTGTTCTAAAGCGAAGTATGGCCGGACATTTCATACGTTTAAGCAAGATAATCTTCGTCTGTTCACTAAAACACCGAGGTCTTCTGAAAAGTGGAAACTGATTTATAAACGAAGAACTTCAGTTGAACGTTCGAACAAAAGAGAAAAAGTCGACTATCACTTAGAATCTGGGCGTCATCGCTCTACAAAAATGTGGTATGTCCGCTTATATTCAATCATGATGTGTCAACACATAGATGCTTGGTACAGTAGTCAGAAAGAGACTTTGAACATCCAAGAAATCATCTTTTCTAAGAGCGCCTAG
- a CDS encoding S1C family serine protease, whose translation MRDDKEKDDLDDLDDLVDPDWEPSPEDFLMEEIEEEEHKGNDDNRKKWIKTISVVIAVMLVFQVVAVFFSTFSIDAISFLKTSYRLSQLEDVKEYKQAVVTIQGERSRGTGFAISADGLIVTNHHVIDGQKNIMVGFHQGELFEGELISSYPDIDIAFLKVDGINLPHLSLSEKDGVKNENVYVIGNPLTWTQIANEGAILDTNSLTVISAPIYRGNSGSPVINMDGEVVAVVFAKRRTNQYGGRSVGLAVPIEKVVENMP comes from the coding sequence ATGAGGGACGATAAAGAAAAAGATGATTTAGATGATTTAGATGATTTAGTAGATCCTGATTGGGAGCCTTCACCGGAAGATTTTCTGATGGAAGAAATTGAAGAAGAAGAGCATAAGGGGAATGACGATAACAGAAAAAAATGGATAAAAACGATTTCGGTTGTGATTGCTGTTATGTTAGTATTTCAAGTCGTTGCCGTCTTTTTTAGCACGTTTAGTATCGATGCAATAAGCTTTTTAAAGACCTCTTATCGACTTTCACAGCTTGAAGATGTGAAAGAGTATAAGCAGGCAGTTGTTACAATTCAAGGAGAACGGTCTAGGGGAACTGGCTTTGCAATTTCAGCAGATGGACTTATCGTAACAAATCATCATGTGATCGATGGACAGAAAAATATAATGGTCGGCTTTCATCAAGGCGAGCTGTTTGAAGGAGAACTTATTAGTAGTTATCCGGATATAGATATTGCCTTTTTAAAGGTAGATGGAATAAACTTACCACACCTTTCATTAAGTGAAAAAGACGGTGTGAAAAATGAAAATGTATACGTGATTGGAAATCCCTTAACATGGACGCAAATTGCTAATGAAGGTGCCATCCTTGATACGAATAGCTTAACAGTGATCTCAGCACCGATTTATCGTGGGAATAGTGGGAGCCCAGTTATAAATATGGATGGTGAAGTTGTTGCAGTTGTTTTTGCAAAAAGAAGGACGAATCAGTATGGTGGTAGGTCAGTAGGCCTTGCCGTTCCAATTGAAAAAGTAGTCGAAAATATGCCGTAA
- a CDS encoding spore coat protein — translation MNQEVFHSTSKKSNWSALDCKPHPHCPPPQEDDTQAAEQVNKTLQLSEEYIFIKDSCDVNVSTTDTKAAVSLQASLQAIIAIIISISIADSSRAEKITQDLLQTAKIKQVTYQKTIIENSRNVDVKTTDTQVAVNIQILLQLLVALIARLDIL, via the coding sequence ATGAATCAAGAGGTTTTTCATTCAACAAGTAAAAAATCGAACTGGTCTGCATTAGATTGTAAACCACATCCTCATTGTCCACCACCACAAGAAGATGACACTCAAGCTGCAGAACAAGTAAATAAAACATTACAGTTATCGGAAGAGTATATTTTTATTAAAGACTCTTGTGATGTAAATGTTAGTACGACTGATACAAAGGCGGCTGTATCGCTACAAGCTTCATTACAAGCAATCATTGCGATCATCATTTCAATTTCGATCGCAGATAGCTCAAGGGCAGAAAAGATTACGCAAGACTTGCTACAAACAGCAAAGATTAAACAAGTAACGTACCAAAAAACGATTATTGAAAATTCAAGAAATGTCGATGTAAAAACAACAGATACTCAAGTTGCTGTAAATATTCAAATTCTGCTTCAATTATTAGTAGCGTTAATTGCTCGTTTAGATATTCTATAA